Proteins from a genomic interval of Arachis hypogaea cultivar Tifrunner chromosome 10, arahy.Tifrunner.gnm2.J5K5, whole genome shotgun sequence:
- the LOC112718193 gene encoding uncharacterized protein produces MLNTQGCLVNSAIKEKKQKEQSSSKAINEKRGCKKPRKETDKSPSTQAKTTSQQSYKEADKESKTGTRRKLPVRKNRSRRGNKKAILRENLPGSNGAPLVVADSDDDDDVPLARRIQLFQQQPLPHDVKQADPVVKGNLNSPQEENTDLKSGSPHTPPAALVQLSDYDFDREFDISIMLNKGAKQMPSSCSPCKWCCQINQATIHRVQGDRAFHSI; encoded by the exons ATGTTGAACACACAGGGTTGCCTAGTCAACAGtgcaattaaagagaaaaaacagAAGGAACAGTCCTCGAGTAAAGCAATTAACGAGAAAAGAGGGTGTAAAAAGCCCCGCAAAGAAACTGACAAATCTCCGTCTACCCAAGCCAAGACTACATCTCAGCAAAGCTATAAGGAAGCGGATAAG GAATCCAAGACTGGTACGAGGAGAAAGTTGCCTGTCCGCAAAAACCGATCTAGACGCGGCAACAAAAAAGCAATTCTAAGAGAAAATTTACCAGGAAGCAATGGTGCACCATTGGTAGTCGCAgattctgatgatgatgacgacgtgCCGCTTGCTAGAAGGATACAGTTATTCCAACAGCAGCCTCTGCCACATGATGTAAAACAAGCGGATCCCGTGGTCAAGGGCAATCTTAATAGTCCTCAAGAAGAAAATACTGACCTCAAAAGTGGATCTCCACACACACCGCCAGCAGCACTTGTACAGCTCAGTGACTATGATTTTGACCG CGAATTCGATATCTCAATAATGTTGAACAAGGGTGCGAAACAAATGCCATCATCATGCAGCCCCTGCAAATGGTGTTGCCAAATAAATCAAGCTACCATACACCGAGTCCAGGGAGATCGAGCTTTTCACTCGATTTAA
- the LOC112715284 gene encoding transcription factor bHLH61, translating to MVSREQKRAALLHEKLQLLRSITNSHALNKTSIIIDASKYIRDLKQKVERLNQDMAAAQTSTHQNPLPMVKVETLEKGFLVNVVSAKSCPGLLVSILEVFEEMGLTVMEARVSCTDTFRFQAVGGENEEDGESIIDAQAVKLAVGQAIKNWSQQSTDDDDDHDDDQQ from the exons ATGGTTTCTAGAGAGCAAAAGAGAGCAGCACTATTGCACGAGAAGCTGCAACTTCTTCGTTCCATTACTAACTCTCATGCT CTTAACAAGACGTCGATTATAATCGATGCATCAAAGTACATCAGAGATCTAAAGCAAAAAGTAGAAAGACTCAATCAAGACATGGCGGCTGCACAAACATCCACTCACCAAAATCCTTTGCCTatg gtaaAAGTAGAAACCCTAGAGAAGGGGTTTCTTGTAAACGTGGTGTCAGCAAAGAGTTGTCCAGGTCTTCTTGTTTCCATATTGGAGGTGTTTGAAGAGATGGGTCTCACTGTTATGGAAGCTAGGGTTTCTTGCACAGACACTTTTCGCTTTCAAGCTGTTGGAGGAGAA AATGAAGAGGATGGTGAGAGTATTATTGATGCACAAGCTGTGAAACTAGCAGTGGGGCAAGCAATCAAGAATTGGAGCCAACAAAgtactgatgatgatgatgatcatgatgatgatcaACAGTGA